From Streptomyces sp. NBC_00683, one genomic window encodes:
- a CDS encoding helix-turn-helix domain-containing protein — protein MPQPKELDPYANPRTFYGAELRRLRETAGLSQNQLGERVFCSGTYIGLFEAAERRPQLELSRALDELLGSGEHLQRLCLLARKSNVAGYFADAAELQLQASFIGSCTSVVLGLLQTEAYARALTRSAHPFAAKEVIEGHVHTRMERACLLDSPTAPVLWMVIHEAALLVPVGGNAVMAEQLAYLAEQAASRPRVVTQVLPLSAGAHPVLQASMTLMQFTEAPAVVYTESAYSGQLVEEPLLVEQYRSAYDLARAAALSPEASLDRIVSAAKEFVTP, from the coding sequence ATGCCGCAGCCCAAGGAGCTCGACCCGTACGCGAACCCGCGCACCTTCTACGGTGCGGAGTTGCGCCGCCTGCGGGAGACGGCGGGCCTGTCGCAGAACCAGCTGGGCGAGCGGGTGTTCTGCTCCGGCACGTACATCGGCCTGTTCGAAGCAGCGGAACGGCGGCCCCAGTTGGAGCTGTCGCGCGCGCTGGACGAGCTGCTGGGGAGCGGCGAGCATCTGCAGCGGCTGTGTCTGCTGGCGCGGAAGTCGAATGTGGCGGGGTACTTCGCGGACGCGGCGGAGCTCCAGCTACAGGCTTCGTTCATCGGAAGCTGCACATCGGTCGTCCTTGGCCTTCTGCAGACCGAGGCCTACGCGCGGGCGCTCACCCGGTCCGCTCACCCGTTCGCCGCCAAAGAAGTCATCGAGGGACACGTCCACACCCGCATGGAGCGCGCCTGCCTCCTCGACTCACCTACTGCGCCCGTGCTTTGGATGGTGATTCACGAAGCCGCCCTGCTCGTCCCTGTGGGCGGAAACGCCGTGATGGCTGAGCAACTCGCCTATCTGGCCGAGCAGGCCGCATCGCGCCCCCGCGTCGTCACACAGGTGCTCCCGCTCTCAGCCGGAGCCCACCCCGTCCTGCAAGCGTCGATGACACTGATGCAGTTCACCGAGGCTCCCGCAGTTGTGTACACCGAGAGCGCCTACAGCGGCCAACTCGTCGAAGAACCACTGCTGGTGGAGCAGTACCGCTCCGCATACGATCTGGCCAGGGCTGCCGCACTGTCGCCGGAGGCGTCCCTGGACCGGATCGTCTCGGCGGCGAAGGAGTTCGTGACGCCATGA
- a CDS encoding DUF397 domain-containing protein: MSTTPDLSTAAWRKSSYSNGDGGECVEVADGFPGLVPVRDSKTPAGPALSFTSSRWTPFVDALRNGTL, encoded by the coding sequence ATGAGCACCACACCAGACCTGAGCACAGCTGCCTGGCGCAAGTCGTCCTACAGCAACGGCGACGGCGGAGAGTGTGTCGAAGTGGCCGACGGCTTCCCCGGTCTCGTCCCCGTCCGCGACAGCAAGACCCCGGCCGGACCCGCGCTCTCCTTCACCTCCTCGCGCTGGACCCCGTTCGTCGACGCCCTGAGGAACGGCACCCTCTGA
- a CDS encoding MFS transporter — MRSGHRLGRPFGWLWGAYGTSALGTWLAFGAFPLIAIQVLHAGPGEVAALSSVGAAVGAVVAVPLGPWVEFRRKRPVLIAMDLVRFAALLTIPAAFALGVLTFLQLLLVSVVVAAADITFRAASGAYLKTLLPPEDLLVANARFESTAWTTTIIGPPLGGAAIGLLGPVATLVADAVSYLLSALGIRAMGRHEPRPEPREAARLRARDLLDGWRYILADATLRPLFINTALFNGLVMAASPLLAVLMLGRLGFAPWQYGLAFALPSIGGLLGSRLARPLATRFGQHRVLVVAGTLRAFWPIGLAFLGPGTGGLLLVMGVEFGLILCCGVFNPVSATYRLQRTATDRVARTLSAWAVTTKASTALLTAVWGVLGGLLGPRTAIGLAGVLLLATPLLLPRRGAAPLPAPEPESEPSRT; from the coding sequence ATGAGGAGCGGACACCGGCTCGGCAGGCCGTTCGGATGGCTGTGGGGAGCGTACGGGACCAGCGCGCTCGGCACGTGGCTCGCCTTCGGCGCGTTCCCGCTGATCGCCATCCAGGTGCTGCACGCGGGACCGGGCGAGGTCGCCGCGCTCTCCTCCGTGGGGGCCGCGGTGGGCGCGGTCGTGGCGGTGCCGCTCGGCCCGTGGGTGGAGTTCCGCCGCAAGCGGCCGGTGCTGATCGCGATGGACCTGGTGCGGTTCGCGGCGCTGCTGACGATCCCCGCCGCGTTCGCGCTCGGCGTTCTCACCTTCCTTCAGCTCCTGCTCGTCTCGGTCGTCGTCGCGGCGGCCGACATCACCTTCCGCGCAGCCTCGGGCGCCTACCTGAAAACGCTGCTGCCGCCCGAGGACCTGCTCGTGGCCAACGCCAGATTCGAGTCCACGGCCTGGACGACCACGATCATCGGACCGCCGCTCGGCGGCGCCGCGATCGGGCTCCTCGGCCCGGTCGCGACCCTGGTGGCCGACGCGGTCAGCTACCTGCTCTCGGCCCTGGGTATCCGCGCGATGGGCCGGCACGAACCCCGGCCCGAACCCCGGGAGGCCGCGCGCCTGCGGGCCCGGGACCTGCTCGACGGCTGGCGGTACATCCTCGCCGACGCGACGCTCCGCCCGCTGTTCATCAACACCGCCCTGTTCAACGGCCTGGTGATGGCCGCCTCGCCGCTGCTGGCCGTCCTGATGCTCGGCCGGCTCGGGTTCGCGCCGTGGCAGTACGGCCTGGCCTTCGCCCTGCCCTCGATCGGCGGGCTGCTCGGGTCGCGGCTGGCCCGGCCGCTCGCCACCCGGTTCGGGCAGCACCGGGTCCTGGTCGTGGCCGGGACGCTGCGCGCGTTCTGGCCCATCGGCCTGGCCTTCCTGGGGCCGGGCACCGGAGGACTGCTGCTGGTGATGGGCGTCGAGTTCGGGCTCATCCTCTGCTGCGGGGTCTTCAACCCCGTCTCCGCCACCTACCGCCTCCAGCGCACCGCGACCGACCGGGTCGCCCGCACGCTGTCCGCCTGGGCGGTGACGACCAAGGCCTCGACCGCGCTTCTGACGGCCGTCTGGGGCGTACTGGGCGGCCTGCTCGGCCCGCGTACCGCCATCGGCCTCGCCGGCGTGCTCCTGCTGGCGACCCCGCTGTTGCTCCCCCGCCGGGGAGCGGCGCCGCTCCCCGCGCCGGAGCCGGAGTCGGAACCGAGCCGCACCTGA
- a CDS encoding LysR family transcriptional regulator — translation MDLDTVRTFVAAAEAGQFQEAAAELAVTQQAVSKRIAALERSLGVRLFTRTPRGAELTIDGQAFLPHARELLRVAERAVASVRTGHRPLRVDVIASRGAASGLMRGFHDAYPGIELDVVWLFDIETAVAAIRSGEIDASFRAVAVPGRPLPEDIESVRVLDEPLQLLTGPAHALAGARSVPLARLAGHRIWMPGIVPGTEWAAYYDDLVAEFGLTIEATGPNFGSDALLDTIADTPALATFMGGRTRLVWPVGHGLRLIPVTDPTPVYPHSLLWHRDNPHPALATLRAHLAATATGDDEAGTWAPSWVIPR, via the coding sequence GTGGACCTCGACACCGTCAGGACCTTCGTCGCCGCCGCCGAGGCGGGGCAGTTCCAGGAGGCCGCCGCCGAACTGGCGGTCACCCAGCAGGCCGTCTCCAAGCGCATCGCCGCACTGGAGCGCAGCCTCGGTGTGCGGCTCTTCACCCGCACGCCGCGCGGCGCCGAGCTGACCATCGACGGGCAGGCGTTCCTGCCCCACGCGCGTGAGCTGCTGCGTGTCGCCGAGCGCGCGGTCGCGTCCGTACGCACCGGCCACCGTCCGCTGCGGGTCGACGTGATCGCCTCACGCGGCGCGGCGTCCGGCCTGATGCGCGGCTTCCACGACGCGTATCCCGGGATCGAGCTCGACGTGGTGTGGCTCTTCGACATCGAGACGGCCGTCGCCGCCATCCGGTCCGGTGAGATCGACGCGTCGTTCCGCGCCGTGGCCGTGCCGGGCCGGCCACTGCCCGAGGACATCGAGTCCGTCCGGGTGCTCGACGAACCGCTCCAGCTCCTCACCGGCCCCGCACACGCGCTGGCGGGCGCCCGGTCGGTGCCCCTCGCCCGGCTCGCCGGGCACCGGATCTGGATGCCGGGCATCGTCCCGGGTACCGAGTGGGCCGCCTACTACGACGACCTCGTCGCCGAGTTCGGTCTCACCATCGAGGCGACCGGCCCCAACTTCGGCTCCGACGCCCTCCTGGACACCATCGCCGACACCCCAGCCCTGGCCACCTTCATGGGTGGGAGGACCCGCCTCGTCTGGCCCGTCGGCCACGGGCTGCGCCTCATCCCGGTGACCGACCCGACGCCCGTCTACCCGCACTCGCTCCTCTGGCACCGCGACAACCCGCACCCGGCGCTGGCCACCCTGCGCGCCCACCTCGCCGCCACGGCGACCGGCGACGACGAGGCCGGGACCTGGGCGCCGAGCTGGGTGATTCCGCGCTGA
- a CDS encoding histidine phosphatase family protein gives MGELILIRHGETEWSRSGQHTSHTDLPLTDLGERQARALVPLLADRHIGLTLVSPLIRARRTAELAGLRTPRVTPDLHEWDYGAYEGVTTVEIHRTRPDWNLWTDGVAPGPEGHPGETPAEVGARADRILAEVRAAASRLGDADIALVAHSHFLRVLTARYLRLTPASGALFQLATGAVSRLGKEHGLPVVTALNLALPESLYEAARA, from the coding sequence ATGGGCGAGCTGATCCTGATCCGGCACGGCGAGACGGAATGGTCCCGCTCCGGACAGCACACGAGCCACACCGACCTGCCGCTCACGGACCTCGGCGAACGCCAGGCCCGCGCGCTGGTCCCCCTCCTGGCCGACCGGCACATCGGCCTCACCCTGGTCAGCCCGCTGATCCGCGCCCGGCGTACCGCGGAACTGGCGGGCCTGCGGACGCCCCGCGTCACACCGGATCTGCACGAGTGGGACTACGGGGCGTACGAGGGTGTGACCACGGTCGAGATCCACCGCACCCGGCCCGACTGGAACCTGTGGACCGACGGCGTCGCACCCGGCCCCGAAGGACACCCGGGCGAGACGCCGGCAGAGGTGGGCGCCCGCGCCGACCGGATCCTGGCAGAGGTACGGGCAGCCGCCTCACGCCTGGGCGACGCCGATATCGCGCTGGTCGCGCACTCCCACTTCCTGCGGGTCCTCACGGCCCGCTACCTGCGACTGACTCCGGCGAGCGGCGCCCTGTTCCAGCTCGCCACGGGCGCGGTCTCCCGCCTCGGCAAGGAACACGGCCTGCCGGTCGTCACGGCACTGAACCTCGCACTCCCGGAGAGCCTGTACGAGGCGGCGCGCGCCTGA
- the yicI gene encoding alpha-xylosidase, whose translation MKFTDGFWQLRSGVHASYATEVRDVRLDTDRLAAYAAVKRVERRGDTLNAPLITVEAHAPAEGVIAVRLTHHAGRRRKGPDFELVGAAAQSAATARELGATAELTSGPLTLRLPTEGAFGLEFLDGDGQILTSAGRKGSAFATLPDGSHHMLAQLALGVGETVHGLGERFTPYVKNGQTVDIWQADGGTSSEQAYKNIPFYLSSRGYGVFVNHPGKVSFEVGSEAVGQVQFSVEDQTLEYFVIAGPTPKDVLARYTALTGRPALPPAWSFGLWLSTSFTTSYDEKTVNSFVDGMAERGIPLSVFHFDCFWMREYQWSDFEWDPAAFPDPVGQIARLKDKGLRICVWINPYIAQKGALYEEGARKGYFVETADGDIWQWDKWQAGMALVDFTNPEATAWFQGKLKGLLDQGVDAFKTDFGERIPTDVVWHDGSDPERMHNYYTHLYNKAVFELLEKERGQGEAVLFARSATAGGQQFPVHWGGDCWSSFGAMAESLRGGLSLSLSGFGFWSHDIGGFEGTPDPAVFKRWLAFGLLSSHSRLHGSSSYRVPWEFGEEAVDVARQFTRLKHRLMPYLYGAAVEAHRTGVPTMRPMLLEFPDDPTARTVDRQYLLGPDLLVAPVFSEDGQVEYYVPEGTWTHLLTGETVTGPGWRRETHGFDSLPVLVRPGAVLALGADDSRPDGEWLDNLELRVFAPAGTGDFTRTVTVPDLTGAPAATYEVVRKGGEVRVATDTDQPYTVTVVG comes from the coding sequence ATGAAGTTCACCGACGGCTTCTGGCAGTTGCGCAGCGGTGTGCACGCCTCGTACGCCACCGAAGTCCGCGACGTCCGCCTCGACACCGACCGCCTCGCTGCCTACGCAGCCGTCAAGCGTGTCGAACGGCGCGGTGACACCCTCAACGCCCCGCTGATCACCGTGGAGGCCCACGCCCCCGCCGAGGGCGTCATCGCCGTACGGCTCACCCACCACGCGGGCAGGCGCCGCAAGGGCCCGGACTTCGAACTGGTGGGCGCCGCCGCGCAGTCCGCCGCCACGGCACGTGAACTGGGCGCCACCGCCGAGCTGACCAGCGGCCCCCTCACGCTGCGGCTGCCCACCGAGGGTGCCTTCGGTCTGGAGTTCCTCGACGGCGACGGCCAGATCCTGACCTCCGCCGGACGCAAGGGGAGCGCGTTCGCCACCCTCCCCGACGGCAGCCACCACATGCTTGCCCAGCTCGCTCTCGGCGTGGGCGAGACCGTCCACGGTCTCGGTGAGCGCTTCACGCCCTACGTGAAGAACGGTCAGACCGTCGACATCTGGCAGGCCGACGGTGGCACGAGCAGTGAACAGGCCTACAAGAACATCCCGTTCTACCTCTCCTCGCGCGGCTACGGCGTCTTCGTCAACCACCCCGGCAAGGTCTCCTTCGAGGTGGGCTCCGAGGCCGTCGGCCAGGTGCAGTTCAGCGTCGAGGACCAGACGCTCGAGTACTTCGTCATCGCCGGCCCCACGCCGAAGGACGTCCTCGCCCGCTACACCGCACTCACCGGCCGCCCGGCCCTGCCGCCGGCCTGGTCGTTCGGCCTCTGGCTGTCCACGTCGTTCACCACCTCCTACGACGAGAAGACCGTCAACTCCTTCGTCGACGGGATGGCCGAACGCGGAATCCCGCTCAGCGTCTTCCACTTCGACTGCTTCTGGATGCGCGAGTACCAGTGGTCGGACTTCGAGTGGGACCCGGCCGCCTTCCCCGACCCGGTGGGCCAGATCGCCCGGCTCAAGGACAAGGGACTGCGGATCTGCGTCTGGATCAACCCGTACATCGCGCAGAAGGGCGCGCTGTACGAGGAGGGCGCCCGCAAGGGCTACTTCGTCGAGACCGCCGACGGCGACATCTGGCAGTGGGACAAGTGGCAGGCCGGCATGGCGCTGGTCGACTTCACCAACCCCGAGGCCACCGCCTGGTTCCAGGGCAAGCTCAAGGGGCTCCTCGACCAGGGCGTCGACGCCTTCAAGACCGACTTCGGCGAGCGCATCCCCACGGACGTCGTCTGGCACGACGGCTCCGACCCGGAGCGCATGCACAACTACTACACGCACCTGTACAACAAGGCCGTCTTCGAACTCCTGGAGAAGGAGCGCGGCCAGGGCGAAGCCGTGCTCTTCGCCCGCTCGGCGACCGCCGGCGGCCAGCAGTTCCCGGTCCACTGGGGCGGCGACTGCTGGTCCTCCTTCGGCGCCATGGCCGAGTCGCTGCGCGGCGGCCTCTCGCTGAGCCTGTCCGGCTTCGGCTTCTGGAGCCACGACATCGGCGGCTTCGAGGGCACCCCCGACCCGGCGGTCTTCAAGCGCTGGCTCGCCTTCGGCCTGCTCTCCTCGCACAGCCGGCTGCACGGCTCCTCCTCCTACCGGGTGCCGTGGGAGTTCGGCGAGGAAGCGGTCGATGTGGCCCGGCAGTTCACCCGCCTCAAGCACCGGCTGATGCCCTACCTGTACGGGGCCGCCGTCGAGGCCCACCGCACGGGCGTCCCGACGATGCGCCCGATGCTGCTGGAGTTCCCCGACGACCCGACCGCCCGCACCGTGGACCGCCAGTACCTGCTCGGCCCGGACCTCCTGGTCGCGCCCGTCTTCAGCGAGGACGGCCAGGTCGAGTACTACGTCCCCGAGGGCACCTGGACCCACCTGCTGACCGGCGAGACGGTCACCGGCCCCGGGTGGCGCCGCGAGACCCACGGCTTCGACAGCCTGCCGGTCCTGGTCCGCCCGGGTGCGGTCCTGGCCCTGGGCGCGGACGATTCGCGCCCGGACGGGGAGTGGCTCGACAACCTGGAACTCCGCGTGTTCGCACCGGCCGGAACGGGCGACTTCACCCGCACGGTGACGGTCCCCGACCTCACGGGCGCACCCGCGGCGACGTACGAAGTGGTCCGCAAGGGCGGCGAGGTCCGGGTCGCGACGGACACGGACCAGCCGTACACCGTCACGGTCGTAGGCTGA
- the xylA gene encoding xylose isomerase: protein MSERFTPTAADRFTFGLWTVGWRGNDPFGDATRPALDPVESVERLAELGAHGVTFHDDDLIPFGSSDSERDAHIARFKEALERTGLKVPMATTNLFTHPVFKDGGFTSNDRDVRRYALRKVIRNIDLAAELGAETYVAWGGREGAESGAAKDVRVALDRMKEAFDLLGDYVTEQGYNLRFAIEPKPNEPRGDILLPTIGHALAFIERLERPELVGVNPETGHEQMAGLNFPHGIAQALWAGKLFHIDLNGQSGIKYDQDFRFGAGDLRQAFWLVDLLENSDYAGPLHFDFKPVRTDGIDGVWESAKNCMRNYLILKERAAAFRADPAVQEALTASRLDELAQPTAADGLKSLLADRSAFEEFDVNAAAERSMAFEALDQLAMEHLLGVR, encoded by the coding sequence ATGTCGGAACGCTTCACCCCCACCGCCGCGGACAGGTTCACCTTCGGTCTCTGGACCGTCGGCTGGCGCGGCAACGACCCGTTCGGCGACGCCACCCGTCCCGCGCTCGACCCGGTCGAGTCGGTCGAGCGCCTGGCCGAGCTCGGCGCCCACGGTGTGACGTTCCACGACGACGACCTCATTCCGTTCGGCTCCTCCGACAGCGAGCGCGACGCCCACATCGCGCGCTTCAAGGAGGCGCTGGAGCGCACCGGGCTCAAGGTCCCGATGGCCACCACCAACCTCTTCACGCACCCCGTGTTCAAGGACGGCGGCTTCACGTCCAACGACCGCGACGTGCGCCGTTACGCGCTGCGCAAGGTCATCCGCAACATCGACCTCGCCGCCGAGCTGGGCGCCGAGACGTATGTCGCCTGGGGCGGCCGCGAGGGCGCCGAGTCCGGCGCCGCCAAGGACGTCCGCGTGGCGCTGGACCGCATGAAGGAGGCCTTCGACCTGCTGGGCGACTACGTCACCGAGCAGGGCTACAACCTCCGCTTCGCGATCGAGCCCAAGCCGAACGAGCCCCGCGGCGACATCCTCCTGCCCACGATCGGGCACGCGCTGGCCTTCATCGAGCGCCTGGAGCGCCCCGAGCTGGTCGGCGTCAACCCGGAGACCGGCCACGAGCAGATGGCCGGCCTCAACTTCCCGCACGGCATCGCCCAGGCCCTGTGGGCGGGCAAGCTCTTCCACATCGACCTCAACGGCCAGTCCGGCATCAAGTACGACCAGGACTTCCGCTTCGGCGCCGGCGACCTGCGCCAGGCGTTCTGGCTCGTCGACCTGCTGGAGAACTCCGACTACGCGGGGCCGCTCCACTTCGACTTCAAGCCGGTGCGCACCGACGGCATCGACGGCGTCTGGGAGTCCGCGAAGAACTGCATGCGCAACTACCTCATCCTCAAGGAGCGCGCCGCGGCCTTCCGCGCCGACCCGGCCGTGCAGGAGGCCCTGACCGCCTCCCGCCTGGACGAGCTGGCCCAGCCGACCGCCGCCGACGGGCTCAAGAGCCTGCTCGCGGACCGCTCGGCGTTCGAGGAGTTCGACGTGAACGCCGCCGCCGAGCGTTCGATGGCCTTCGAGGCCCTCGACCAGCTCGCGATGGAGCACCTGCTCGGCGTCCGCTGA
- a CDS encoding ABC transporter substrate-binding protein, whose translation MTEISPDGTDRRPSRRTRRIVVPLTVVSAILTGAVLSGCGQQRDDDVYTVMNSSTDESYHRWDGDTLARCSKQLGITIEQQSVPAAQVMTKALRMASSKSLPDVLQLDASEMPTFAEAGGLIPLKDLGLTTTDIPEGIVDFGSFDGKYYGAARTVNTLALFYNKDTLDKAGLKVPTTWAEMQSTAKKLTQGKRYGLALSAGGAEDGVFQFTPFMWSNGGDESKLDTPEVAGALDYWKALLKDGSLSKSTVNWTQADVNDQFMAGNAAMMINGPWQVETLNAKKGLNWGIAEIPVPEAGDDSVGPLGGGVLTVPNTGDSEREKTAAKIIGCMAGEQEQITYALNSWMVPANTKAAAVWRTKAPELAALAGQVSTARSRTAKVGAQWSSVSLALQSAFQSALTGESSEAALKRAQQQVTSGN comes from the coding sequence GTGACAGAAATATCCCCGGACGGAACGGACCGACGCCCCAGCCGCCGCACCAGGCGGATCGTCGTCCCCCTCACCGTCGTCTCCGCGATCCTCACCGGCGCCGTTCTGTCGGGGTGCGGTCAGCAGAGGGACGACGACGTCTACACCGTCATGAACTCCTCGACCGACGAGTCGTACCACCGCTGGGACGGCGACACTCTCGCGCGCTGCAGCAAGCAGCTCGGGATCACGATCGAGCAGCAGAGCGTGCCGGCCGCGCAGGTGATGACGAAGGCGCTGCGCATGGCGTCGTCGAAGTCACTGCCGGACGTCCTCCAGCTGGATGCCTCCGAGATGCCGACGTTCGCCGAGGCCGGCGGGCTGATCCCGCTGAAGGATCTCGGACTGACCACGACGGACATCCCCGAGGGGATCGTCGACTTCGGCTCGTTCGACGGGAAGTACTACGGGGCCGCGCGCACCGTGAACACCCTGGCGCTGTTCTACAACAAGGACACCCTCGACAAGGCCGGCCTGAAGGTGCCCACCACCTGGGCCGAGATGCAGTCGACGGCCAAGAAGCTGACCCAGGGCAAGCGTTACGGTCTGGCGCTCAGCGCGGGCGGCGCGGAGGACGGTGTCTTCCAGTTCACCCCGTTCATGTGGTCCAACGGCGGCGACGAGTCGAAGCTCGACACCCCCGAGGTCGCCGGTGCGCTGGACTACTGGAAGGCGCTCCTGAAGGACGGATCCCTCTCCAAGTCCACGGTCAACTGGACCCAGGCCGACGTCAACGACCAGTTCATGGCGGGCAACGCCGCCATGATGATCAACGGCCCGTGGCAGGTCGAGACCCTGAACGCCAAGAAGGGTCTCAACTGGGGCATCGCCGAGATCCCCGTCCCCGAGGCGGGCGACGACTCGGTCGGTCCGCTGGGCGGCGGTGTGCTCACCGTGCCCAACACCGGTGACAGTGAGCGCGAGAAGACGGCCGCCAAGATCATCGGCTGCATGGCGGGCGAGCAGGAGCAGATCACGTACGCCCTGAACAGCTGGATGGTCCCGGCGAACACCAAGGCCGCCGCGGTCTGGCGTACGAAGGCCCCGGAGCTGGCGGCCCTGGCCGGCCAGGTCTCGACGGCCCGTTCCCGTACCGCCAAGGTCGGCGCGCAGTGGTCGTCCGTGTCGCTCGCCCTGCAGAGCGCCTTCCAGTCCGCCCTCACCGGCGAGTCCAGCGAGGCCGCTCTGAAGCGTGCCCAGCAGCAGGTCACGAGCGGGAACTGA
- a CDS encoding carbohydrate ABC transporter permease translates to MSSTTASAAVPHTEPKAPAAGAAKKPVSPRRAKRRRQLAQWGFIAPAVIFMALFFGYPLVRNIVMSFQDYSPSTFFTGEAPFNGTDNWSNVFDDGLFGKALWQTILFTVGSLVGQFCIGLALAVFFSRRFPLNGVLRSLILLPWLVPMVVSGIVWRRIFDQDTGVLNSFLGTIGIGGDTPWLTSTSMALVSVILVNIWIGIPFNMVILYGGLQEVPKELHEAASLDGASAWRTFRSVTLPMLKPVITVVLVLGFMSTVKILDLVLALTDGGPADSTQTLGTLTYQNSFVQMDFGAGAVVGNILILISAVFAVFYLRVNRNEGK, encoded by the coding sequence ATGTCATCCACCACAGCCTCCGCCGCCGTGCCGCACACCGAGCCGAAAGCGCCCGCGGCCGGTGCGGCCAAGAAGCCCGTGAGCCCGCGACGCGCCAAGCGCCGCAGGCAGCTCGCCCAGTGGGGCTTCATCGCCCCCGCGGTGATCTTCATGGCGCTGTTCTTCGGCTACCCGCTCGTCCGCAACATCGTGATGAGCTTCCAGGACTACTCACCGTCCACGTTCTTCACCGGTGAGGCGCCGTTCAACGGCACGGACAACTGGAGCAACGTCTTCGACGACGGGCTGTTCGGCAAGGCCCTGTGGCAGACGATCCTCTTCACCGTCGGATCGCTCGTCGGCCAGTTCTGCATCGGTCTCGCCCTCGCGGTCTTCTTCAGCCGCCGCTTCCCGCTGAACGGGGTCCTGCGCTCGCTGATCCTGCTGCCGTGGCTGGTCCCGATGGTCGTCTCCGGCATCGTCTGGCGGCGCATCTTCGACCAGGACACGGGCGTCCTCAACTCCTTCCTGGGCACCATCGGCATCGGCGGCGACACGCCCTGGCTGACCAGCACGAGCATGGCGCTCGTGTCCGTGATCCTGGTGAACATCTGGATCGGCATCCCGTTCAACATGGTGATCCTCTACGGCGGCCTCCAGGAAGTCCCCAAGGAACTGCACGAGGCGGCCTCGCTCGACGGCGCCTCCGCCTGGCGCACCTTCCGCTCGGTGACACTGCCGATGCTCAAGCCCGTCATCACGGTGGTGCTGGTGCTCGGCTTCATGTCGACGGTCAAGATCCTCGACCTGGTCCTCGCCCTCACCGACGGCGGCCCCGCCGACTCCACGCAGACGCTCGGCACGCTCACGTACCAGAACTCCTTCGTCCAGATGGACTTCGGGGCCGGTGCCGTGGTCGGCAACATCCTGATCCTGATCTCCGCCGTCTTCGCGGTGTTCTACCTGCGGGTCAACCGCAACGAGGGGAAGTGA
- a CDS encoding carbohydrate ABC transporter permease — MATTTQIPAAPAPAIHRPKRRWGATVFGVVILAVMLFPLYWMVNTALQPDASLVDVAPVPTGIDFSGFTSAITDQGTNLLTSLAVALGAVAICLAISAPAAYGLAQFKLRGSRTIVFGTLITQMVPGIVIANALYSAYVDLGLVNSYFGLMLADASLGIPFAIVLMRSFMVSIPREVVEAAEVDGAGRVRTFIQVVLPMSRNSLITAGLFSFLYAWSDFMFALTLNTTDDVKPITLGIYQYIGAHVGDWGSVMAASVLSAVPAAVLLVLSQKYIAAGITGGSVK; from the coding sequence ATGGCGACCACCACCCAGATCCCCGCCGCCCCGGCTCCCGCCATCCACCGGCCCAAGCGCCGCTGGGGTGCGACCGTGTTCGGCGTCGTCATCCTCGCCGTCATGCTGTTCCCGCTGTACTGGATGGTCAACACCGCCCTCCAGCCGGACGCGAGCCTGGTCGACGTGGCCCCGGTGCCCACGGGCATCGACTTCTCCGGCTTCACCTCGGCCATCACCGACCAGGGCACGAACCTGCTGACGTCGCTGGCCGTCGCGCTCGGCGCCGTGGCCATCTGCCTGGCGATCTCGGCGCCCGCCGCCTACGGGCTGGCGCAGTTCAAGCTGCGCGGCAGCAGGACGATCGTCTTCGGCACGCTCATCACCCAGATGGTGCCGGGCATCGTCATCGCCAACGCCCTGTACAGCGCGTACGTGGACCTCGGCCTGGTCAACTCCTACTTCGGCCTGATGCTGGCGGACGCCTCGCTGGGCATCCCGTTCGCGATCGTGCTGATGCGCTCGTTCATGGTGTCCATCCCGCGCGAGGTCGTCGAGGCCGCCGAGGTCGACGGCGCGGGACGCGTCCGCACGTTCATCCAGGTCGTCCTGCCCATGAGCCGCAACTCCCTGATCACGGCGGGGCTGTTCTCGTTCCTGTACGCGTGGAGCGACTTCATGTTCGCGCTCACGCTGAACACGACGGACGACGTCAAGCCGATCACGCTCGGCATCTACCAGTACATCGGGGCCCACGTCGGCGACTGGGGTTCGGTCATGGCCGCGTCCGTGCTCTCCGCGGTGCCCGCTGCGGTCCTCCTCGTCCTGTCCCAGAAGTACATCGCCGCCGGGATCACCGGCGGCTCCGTCAAGTAA